Proteins co-encoded in one Accipiter gentilis chromosome 33, bAccGen1.1, whole genome shotgun sequence genomic window:
- the NAA40 gene encoding N-alpha-acetyltransferase 40 isoform X2 yields MGRKSSKAKEKKQKRLEERAAMDAVCAKVEAANKLEDPLEAFPVFKKYDRNGLNVAIECKRVSGLEPTTLEWAFELTKANMQTLYEQSEWGWKEREKREELRDDRAWYLIARESGAGPVAFSHFRFDVECGDEVLYCYEVQLESRVRRRGLGKFLLQILQLVANSTQMKKVMLTVFKHNHGAYQFFREALQFEVDAASPSVSGCCGDDSSYEILSRRTKFGESHPHPGGGHCGGCCH; encoded by the exons ATGGGG aggaaatcgagcaaaGCCAAGGAGAAGAAGCAAAAGCGCCTGGAGGAGCGAGCGGCCATGGATGCTGTCTGCGCCAAGGTGGAAGCTGCCAACAAA CTTGAAGATCCCCTCGAAGCTTTCCCAGTTTTCAAGAAATACGACCGGAACGG TTTGAACGTCGCCATCGAGTGCAAGCGCGTCTCCGGGCTGGAGCCCACCACCCTGGAGTGGGCCTTCGAGCTGACCAAGGCCAACATGCAGACACT GTATGAGCAGAGCGAGTGGGGCTGGAAGGAACGGGAGAAGCGGGAGGAGCTGCGGGATGACCGGGCCTGGTACCTGATTGCCCGCGAGTCTGGCGCCGGCCCTGTTGCCTTCTCCCACTTCCGCTTCGACGTTGAGTGCGGCGATGAGGTCCTCTACTG CTATGAGGTGCAGCTGGAGAGCAGGGTCCGGCGGAGAGGACTGGGCAAGTTCCTCCTACAGATCCTCCAGCTGGTGGCCAACAG CACGCAGATGAAGAAGGTGATGCTGACCGTCTTTAAACACAACCACGGCGCCTACCAGTTCTTCCGAGAAGCGCTCCA gTTCGAGGTGGACGCCGCCTCCCCCAGCGTCTCCGGCTGTTGCGGGGACGATTCCTCCTACGAGATCCTCAGCCGTCGCACCAAGTTCGGGGAGAgtcacccccaccccggggggggaCACTGCGGGGGCTGCTGTCACTGA
- the NAA40 gene encoding N-alpha-acetyltransferase 40 isoform X1, with translation MGRKSSKAKEKKQKRLEERAAMDAVCAKVEAANKLEDPLEAFPVFKKYDRNGLNVAIECKRVSGLEPTTLEWAFELTKANMQTLYEQSEWGWKEREKREELRDDRAWYLIARESGAGPVAFSHFRFDVECGDEVLYCYEVQLESRVRRRGLGKFLLQILQLVANSTQMKKVMLTVFKHNHGAYQFFREALHALATCRGRATRAGGAGAAERGSRWTPPPPASPAVAGTIPPTRSSAVAPSSGRVTPTPGGDTAGAAVTEPLPHRFLYPNLKVLPPKHLLTSGTGTQPGCNPRLRSPNG, from the exons ATGGGG aggaaatcgagcaaaGCCAAGGAGAAGAAGCAAAAGCGCCTGGAGGAGCGAGCGGCCATGGATGCTGTCTGCGCCAAGGTGGAAGCTGCCAACAAA CTTGAAGATCCCCTCGAAGCTTTCCCAGTTTTCAAGAAATACGACCGGAACGG TTTGAACGTCGCCATCGAGTGCAAGCGCGTCTCCGGGCTGGAGCCCACCACCCTGGAGTGGGCCTTCGAGCTGACCAAGGCCAACATGCAGACACT GTATGAGCAGAGCGAGTGGGGCTGGAAGGAACGGGAGAAGCGGGAGGAGCTGCGGGATGACCGGGCCTGGTACCTGATTGCCCGCGAGTCTGGCGCCGGCCCTGTTGCCTTCTCCCACTTCCGCTTCGACGTTGAGTGCGGCGATGAGGTCCTCTACTG CTATGAGGTGCAGCTGGAGAGCAGGGTCCGGCGGAGAGGACTGGGCAAGTTCCTCCTACAGATCCTCCAGCTGGTGGCCAACAG CACGCAGATGAAGAAGGTGATGCTGACCGTCTTTAAACACAACCACGGCGCCTACCAGTTCTTCCGAGAAGCGCTCCA TGCGCTGGCAACGTGCCGGGGCCGGGCGACGCGGGCAGGCGGGGCAGGGGCAGCCGAGAGAG gTTCGAGGTGGACGCCGCCTCCCCCAGCGTCTCCGGCTGTTGCGGGGACGATTCCTCCTACGAGATCCTCAGCCGTCGCACCAAGTTCGGGGAGAgtcacccccaccccggggggggaCACTGCGGGGGCTGCTGTCACTGAGCCCCTCCCCCACCGCTTTCTGTACCCAAATCTCAAGGTTTTGCCCCCAAAACACCTCCTCACCTCGGGGACAGGTACCCAACCTGGTTGTAACCCCCGCCTCCGGTCACCAAATGGgtga
- the LOC126034211 gene encoding basic proline-rich protein-like yields MVHFGAGRGGGGRGVRWGGARGRGLDTGEVWARGRGVACREQVWVCKGGGGVCPRLPPSAGSDVPHYFRFRRRHADRRPLGSFPPALRGPARSGSSRHHLGAAGAAGGAWGECGGFRRHVCLLPGPGRLGARPPRGLQEGRVTPPSGPPTAGTTQQRDHPPRGPPGAPDRDTHTPRPLLPPMGPSRPPPLPNKSR; encoded by the exons ATGGTTCATTTTGGGGCTGGAAGGGGAG GGGGCGGTAGGGGTGTGAGATGGGGCGGGGCTCGTGGGCGGGGCTTGGACACGGGCGAGGTTTGGGCTCGGGGGCGGGGCGTTGCGTGCAGGGAGCAGGTGTGGGTCTGTaaagggggtggtggtgtctgtCCCCGCCTACCTCCTTCCGCCGGTAGTGACGTGCCCCACTATTTCCGCTTCCGCCGCCGCCATGCAGATCGCCGCCCGCTTGGCTCGTTCCCTCCTGCGCtccgcggcccggcccggtccggctcATCGCGGCATCATCTCGGGGCCGCCGGAGCAGCCGGTGGGGCCTGGG GAGAGTGTGGTGGCTTTCGTCGTCATGTTTGCCTCCTGCCTGGGCCCGGCCGCCTGGGTGCTCGCCCACCTCGAGGACTACAAGAAGGGAGAGTGACACCCCCTTCGGGACCACCCACCGCCGGGACCACCCAGCAACGGGACCACCCACCGCGGGGACCACCGGGGGCGCCGGACCGGGACACGCACACACCCCGCCCCCTTCTGCCGCCGATGGGACCCTCCCGACCGCCCCCCCTTCCCAATAAAAGCCGTTGA